A region of Pseudomonas sp. Marseille-Q3773 DNA encodes the following proteins:
- a CDS encoding heme lyase CcmF/NrfE family subunit, translated as MIPELGQLAMILAICFAAVQATLPLLGAWRNDSLWMGLARPAAWGQFAFLAFAFACLTHAFMTDNFSVAYVASNSNSALPWYYKFSAVWGAHEGSLLLWALILGGWTFAVSIFSRQLPQLMLARVLAVMGMISVGFLSFLIITSNPFQRLLPQVPSDGRDLNPLLQDFGLIVHPPMLYMGYVGFSVAFAFAIAALLGGRLDAAWARWSRPWTIVAWAFLGVGITLGSWWAYYELGWGGWWFWDPVENASFMPWLVGTALIHSLAVTEKRGVFKSWTVLLAIAAFSLSLLGTFLVRSGVLTSVHAFAADPARGVFILIFLLFVVGGSLTLFAVRAPVVKSQVGFALWSRETLLLANNLILVVAASMILLGTLYPLVLDALTGAKLSVGPPYFDALFLPLMALLMVVLGVGVVVRWKDTPGKWLASMLTPVLVGSAVLAPVAGFLVNDFDWPALSAFALAAWVVLGGLRDIFDKTRHKGLVKGVLGLSRSYWGMQLAHLGLAVCALGVVLSSNNSAERDLRMAPGESVELGGYHFLFEGARHFEGPNFISDKGTIVVSRDGREVTTLYPEKRLYTVQQSMMTEAGIDAGFTRDLYVALGEPLENGAWAVRVHIKPYVRWIWLGGLLTGLGGLLAALDRRYRVKVKNRVREALGVSGAAA; from the coding sequence TACCCGAACTCGGCCAGCTGGCCATGATCCTGGCGATCTGCTTCGCTGCCGTGCAGGCTACTTTGCCGCTGCTCGGCGCCTGGCGTAACGACAGCCTGTGGATGGGCCTGGCGCGCCCGGCGGCCTGGGGCCAGTTCGCCTTCCTGGCCTTTGCCTTCGCCTGCCTGACCCACGCCTTCATGACCGACAACTTCTCGGTCGCCTATGTGGCCAGCAACTCCAACAGCGCCTTGCCGTGGTATTACAAGTTCAGCGCCGTGTGGGGCGCCCATGAAGGCTCGTTGCTGCTCTGGGCGCTGATCCTCGGCGGTTGGACCTTCGCCGTTTCGATCTTCTCGCGCCAGCTGCCACAGCTGATGCTGGCCCGCGTGCTGGCGGTAATGGGCATGATCAGCGTCGGCTTCCTGAGCTTCCTGATCATCACCTCCAACCCGTTCCAGCGCCTGTTGCCCCAGGTGCCGAGCGATGGTCGCGACCTCAACCCGCTGCTGCAGGACTTCGGCCTGATCGTCCACCCGCCGATGCTGTACATGGGCTACGTCGGTTTCTCGGTGGCCTTTGCCTTCGCCATCGCCGCGCTGCTCGGCGGGCGCCTGGACGCCGCCTGGGCGCGCTGGTCGCGGCCGTGGACCATCGTCGCCTGGGCTTTCCTCGGAGTCGGTATCACCCTGGGCTCGTGGTGGGCCTATTACGAACTCGGTTGGGGCGGCTGGTGGTTCTGGGACCCGGTCGAAAACGCCTCGTTCATGCCCTGGCTGGTGGGCACCGCGCTGATCCACTCGCTGGCGGTGACGGAAAAACGCGGGGTGTTCAAGAGCTGGACGGTTCTTCTGGCAATCGCCGCGTTCTCGCTGAGCCTGCTGGGCACCTTCCTGGTCCGCTCCGGCGTGCTGACCTCGGTGCATGCGTTCGCTGCCGACCCGGCGCGTGGTGTGTTCATCCTGATCTTCCTGCTGTTCGTGGTCGGCGGTTCGCTGACGTTGTTCGCTGTTCGTGCGCCGGTGGTCAAGAGCCAGGTCGGCTTTGCCCTGTGGTCGCGGGAAACACTGCTGCTGGCCAACAACCTGATCCTGGTCGTGGCGGCGTCGATGATCCTGCTCGGGACCTTGTATCCGTTGGTGCTCGACGCCCTGACCGGGGCCAAGCTGTCGGTCGGCCCGCCGTATTTCGATGCCTTGTTCCTGCCGCTGATGGCGCTGCTGATGGTGGTGCTGGGCGTGGGCGTGGTGGTGCGCTGGAAAGACACCCCCGGCAAGTGGCTGGCGAGCATGTTGACCCCGGTGCTGGTCGGCAGCGCGGTACTGGCGCCGGTCGCCGGTTTCCTTGTGAATGATTTCGACTGGCCAGCGCTGAGCGCCTTCGCCCTGGCTGCCTGGGTGGTGCTCGGCGGGTTGCGAGACATCTTCGACAAGACCCGCCACAAAGGCCTGGTCAAAGGCGTGCTGGGCCTCTCGCGCAGCTACTGGGGCATGCAGCTGGCGCACCTGGGCCTGGCAGTGTGCGCACTGGGCGTGGTGCTGTCGAGCAACAACAGCGCCGAACGTGACCTGCGCATGGCCCCGGGCGAAAGCGTCGAGCTGGGCGGTTATCACTTCCTGTTCGAAGGCGCCAGGCACTTCGAAGGGCCGAATTTCATCTCCGACAAGGGCACCATCGTGGTCAGCCGCGATGGCCGTGAAGTGACCACCCTGTACCCGGAAAAGCGCCTGTACACCGTGCAGCAGTCGATGATGACCGAAGCCGGCATCGACGCTGGCTTCACCCGCGACCTGTACGTCGCCCTCGGCGAGCCACTGGAAAACGGCGCCTGGGCAGTACGCGTGCATATCAAGCCTTATGTCCGCTGGATCTGGCTGGGCGGTCTGCTGACCGGCCTGGGCGGGTTGCTGGCGGCCCTCGACCGACGCTACCGCGTCAAGGTCAAGAACCGGGTGCGTGAAGCCCTGGGCGTGTCTGGAGCAGCTGCATGA
- a CDS encoding DsbE family thiol:disulfide interchange protein, whose amino-acid sequence MKRWIMVVPLVVFLLMAVVLYKGLFLKPDELPSAMIGKPFPAFSLASTQGDRTLTQADLQGRPALVNVWATWCPSCKVEHPYLNQLAEQGVVIHGINYKDDNAAAQKWLAEFHNPYQLDIRDEQGSLGLDLGVYGAPETFLIDAKGIIRYKHVGIVDANVWREQLAPLYQGLVDEARP is encoded by the coding sequence ATGAAGCGTTGGATCATGGTGGTGCCATTGGTGGTGTTCCTGCTGATGGCGGTTGTCCTCTACAAGGGGTTGTTTCTCAAGCCCGACGAGCTGCCGTCAGCAATGATCGGCAAGCCGTTCCCGGCGTTTTCCCTGGCCTCGACCCAGGGCGACCGCACCCTGACCCAGGCCGACTTGCAGGGCCGCCCGGCGCTGGTCAACGTGTGGGCGACCTGGTGCCCGTCGTGCAAGGTCGAGCACCCGTACCTCAACCAGTTGGCCGAGCAGGGCGTGGTGATCCACGGCATCAACTACAAGGACGACAACGCTGCGGCGCAGAAGTGGCTGGCCGAATTCCACAACCCGTACCAGCTGGATATCCGTGACGAGCAGGGCAGCCTGGGCCTGGACCTGGGCGTGTACGGCGCGCCGGAAACCTTCCTGATCGACGCCAAGGGCATCATCCGCTACAAGCACGTCGGCATCGTCGACGCCAATGTCTGGCGTGAGCAGCTGGCGCCGCTGTACCAGGGGCTGGTCGACGAGGCCAGACCATGA